In Eretmochelys imbricata isolate rEreImb1 chromosome 14, rEreImb1.hap1, whole genome shotgun sequence, a genomic segment contains:
- the LOC144274195 gene encoding uncharacterized protein LOC144274195, giving the protein MPARLALVDWLDEGFSSIIELAAVSEPRRDPARYRPGQEVEARCPLFKGLNRARILALSGNRQELKWIQVQAGGCPRSSWGARTLRGPPHRQVATWRRDRVPSERRKHNTGGDADDVTTSVPDPEGTQVSEDEGRVTPQSTSSSETWRSSSPDCPHVDSSGCGVPCSPGPVDPGVRAGPTEVCTRPECERMRQELEVLRDRYAKMEAQNAVLAQRLGGVVEPSGEVDGGSVRPEPGLYEDSALPRKHGMQELVPGGGVFLYPTQLALARSSARSQTALARLLLDVFFSRQEQARSNLSGENGLHRLSPPVVSAIVAYAVGQSQFQPSSAAVIKNSLRNKLGCLRAPSRQQGASRGRPAA; this is encoded by the exons ATGCCGGCGCGCCTGGCCCTGGTGGACTGGCTGGACGAAGGCTTCTCCAGCATCATCGAGCTGGCAGCGGTGAGCGAGCCGCGCCGGGACCCCGCCCGCTACCGGCCGGGCCAGGAGGTGGAGGCCCGGTGCCCCCTCTTCAAGGGGCTGAACCGTGCCCGCATCCTGGCCCTCAGCG GGAACAGGCAGGAGTTGAAGTGGATCCAGGTCCAGGCCGGGGGgtgtcccaggagcagctggggggCCAGGACACTGCGGGGGCCCCCCCACCGCCAGGTGGCGACATGGAGACGGGACAGAGTGCCCTCTGAGAGAAGGAAACACAACACAG GAGGTGACGCCGATGACGTCACCACCTCGGTGCCCGACCCTGAGGGGACCCAGGTGTCCGAGGACGAGGGTCGGGTGACCCCCCAGAGCACCTCATCCTCAGAAACCTGGCGTTCCTCCTCCCCCGACTGCCCCCACGTGGACAGCTCTGGCTGCGGGGttccctgctcccctggccctgtggacccaggtgtccgggcagGGCCGACCGAGGTCTGCACCAGGCCTGAGTGCGAGAGGATGCGGCAGGAACTGGAGGTGCTGAGGGACCGATACGCCAAGATGGAGGCTCAGAATGCTGTGCTGGCCCAGAGACTTG GGGGTGTTGTGGAGCCGTCCGGGGAGGTGGACGGCGGCTCCGTGCGACCGGAGCCCGGGCTCTATGAGGACTCTGCGCTACCTCGGAAACATGGG atgcAGGAGCTGGTGCCGGGAGGGGGCGTGTTCCTCTACCCCACCCAGCTGGCCCTGGCCCGCTCCAGCGCCCGCAGCCAGACGGCCCTGGCCCGGCTCCTGCTCGACGTCTTCTTCTCCCGCCAGGAGCAGGCACGGAGCAACCTGTCCGGGGAGAACGGGCTGCACCGCCTCAGCCCCCCCGTCGTCAGCGCCATCGTGG cCTATGCTGTGGGTCAGTCCCAGTTCCAGCCCAGCAGTGCCGCCGTCATCAAGAACTCGCTGCGCAACAAGCTGGGCTGCCTGAGAGCCCCGTCCCGCCAgcagggggccagcagggggcgccccgCGGCCTGA
- the LSM2 gene encoding U6 snRNA-associated Sm-like protein LSm2 has translation MLFYSFFKSLVGKDVVVELKNDLSICGTLHSVDQYLNIKLTDISVTDPEKYPHMLSVKNCFIRGSVVRYVQLPADEVDTQLLQDAARKEALQQKQ, from the exons ATG CTTTTCTATTCCTTCTTCAAATCCCTGGTGGGGAAGGACGTGGTGGTGGAGTTGAAAAACGATCTGAG TATCTGCGGGACCCTCCATTCTGTGGATCAG TACTTGAACATCAAGCTGACCGACATCAGCGTGACGGATCCGGAGAAGTACCCCCACATG ctgtcGGTGAAGAACTGCTTTATCCGGGGCTCCGTGGTGCGCTACGTGCAGCTGCCGGCAGACGAGGTGGACACGCAGCTGCTCCAGGACGCCGCGCGCAAGGAAGcgctgcagcagaagcagtga